A stretch of Dyella sp. BiH032 DNA encodes these proteins:
- a CDS encoding FAD-dependent oxidoreductase yields the protein MTGASYDLIVVGAGIVGAACADAASGDGLRVAIVEPGPIGGGATAAAMGHLVAMDDDPAELALARYSLRQWEHFADLKEAEFSRCGTLWVAREERELASASARAARLAAAGIEAHLLDARELYAQEPALAPGMSGGMLVPREAVVYPPRVARHLVQRAQSRGAVLYAGRRVQSLRRGGAALDDGTSLSGTVLVATGCALPALLPRLPMRARKGHLVITDRYPGLVRHQLLELGYADSAHGDADSSVAFNVQPRPTGQILLGSSREFSATDAAVSPAMLRRMLERCFAFVPALRGLQALRAWTGFRPTTPDGRPYLGAVPGTDDQWVAAGHEGLGVTTALGSARLLLDLIQGRQPAIDPAPYAPSRMVA from the coding sequence ATGACCGGCGCCAGCTACGACCTGATCGTGGTCGGCGCGGGCATCGTCGGCGCGGCCTGCGCAGACGCGGCCAGCGGCGACGGCCTGCGCGTGGCGATCGTGGAACCGGGTCCGATCGGCGGCGGCGCCACCGCAGCGGCGATGGGCCATCTGGTGGCGATGGACGACGATCCGGCCGAGCTGGCCCTGGCGCGCTATTCGCTGCGGCAATGGGAACACTTCGCCGATCTGAAGGAAGCCGAATTCAGCCGCTGCGGCACCTTGTGGGTGGCACGCGAAGAACGCGAACTCGCCTCCGCCTCGGCTCGCGCCGCGCGGCTGGCGGCGGCCGGCATCGAGGCGCACCTGCTCGATGCGCGCGAACTCTACGCCCAGGAGCCGGCGCTCGCCCCCGGCATGAGCGGCGGCATGCTGGTGCCGCGCGAAGCGGTGGTGTATCCGCCGCGCGTCGCGCGTCATCTCGTGCAGCGCGCGCAGTCGCGCGGGGCGGTGCTTTATGCCGGCCGCCGCGTGCAGTCGCTGCGCCGCGGCGGCGCGGCACTGGATGACGGCACCTCGCTCAGCGGCACCGTGCTGGTCGCCACCGGCTGTGCCCTGCCCGCCCTGCTGCCGCGCTTGCCGATGCGCGCGCGCAAGGGACATCTGGTGATCACCGACCGGTATCCGGGCCTGGTGCGCCACCAATTGCTCGAACTCGGTTATGCCGACAGCGCGCACGGCGACGCCGACAGCAGCGTGGCTTTCAATGTGCAGCCGCGCCCGACCGGGCAGATCCTGCTCGGCTCCTCGCGCGAATTCAGCGCCACCGACGCGGCCGTCTCGCCGGCGATGCTGCGGCGCATGCTGGAGCGCTGCTTCGCCTTCGTGCCCGCGCTGCGGGGTCTGCAGGCACTGCGTGCATGGACCGGTTTTCGTCCGACCACACCGGATGGACGCCCCTATCTCGGCGCCGTGCCCGGCACCGACGATCAGTGGGTGGCCGCCGGCCATGAAGGCCTGGGCGTGACGACCGCGCTGGGCAGCGCACGGCTGCTGCTGGACCTGATCCAGGGCCGCCAGCCGGCGATCGATCCCGCGCCGTACGCGCCCTCGAGGATGGTGGCATGA
- a CDS encoding (2Fe-2S)-binding protein has product MSALVRLQINGQPVEVPEGASVAAAIAQVTLHFRTSVNGAPRAPLCGMGVCFECRVRIDGVAHQRACMTPVREGMRVDTDD; this is encoded by the coding sequence ATGAGCGCGCTCGTGCGCCTGCAGATCAACGGCCAGCCGGTCGAGGTGCCGGAAGGCGCCAGCGTCGCCGCAGCGATAGCGCAGGTGACGTTGCACTTCCGCACCTCGGTGAACGGTGCGCCGCGCGCGCCACTGTGCGGCATGGGCGTGTGTTTCGAATGCCGCGTGCGCATCGACGGGGTCGCGCATCAGCGCGCCTGCATGACGCCGGTGCGCGAAGGCATGCGGGTGGATACCGATGACTGA